The genome window GGGATAGATATGGAACAGAGAAGGTGACCCGTTTGACGGGTTGCCTTTTTGGCTTGTTGTTATTGGGAGTTGAAATGCTTGGAGGGGATTAAAACGTTCAACAATCTGGCTAAAAATTCTTATGGAATGGAGTTACAGGAAAGAGACTGATGGTATAATCGGGTTATGTGTTATAGTCATATTTAGCAATACCGAAAAGGTTTTCGTAAAAATCGATATCAACTGTTGTAACCGCAATCATAATTTACTTCAAGAAAGTGAGAATCTACGATGAATCAGAAGAGGCTTTTTAATGATGGATGGCAATTTGCGAAAAGTAAGCTGGATGTTACGGAACCTGCGGGTCTGGTGTATGAACCTGTGGAGCTTCCCCATGATTGGCTGATATATAATACGCTTGAACTGTACGAGGATAGCATTGGATGGTATCGCAAAACGTTTCATTACTCGAAGGATGAGCAGCAGCTACTGCTCTGTTTTGATGGCGTATACATGGATTCGTCCATGTATGTGAATGGGCAGCTGGTTGGGGAGTGGAAGTATGGATATTCTGCTTTTGAACATGAGATCACGAATGCACTGGTGGAAGGCGACAATGAGATTGTGATCAAAGTGGTGCATCAGAGCCCGAACAGCAGATGGTATTCCGGGGCTGGAATCTATCGCAACGTGTGGCTAAAGACAAGGGACCGCAACCATATTGTGACGGATGGAACGTATGTATCTATCAAGCAGCAGCCGGATGGCTGGCAGGTGGAAGTGGATACGGAACTGAACCTGGAGCAGAATCAGCAGGCAGAGCTGGTGCATACGATCCGGTATGAAGGTCAAGTGGTGGCATCCAGCCAAGCGAATGTTACGACTTCGGTGGGAGAGAATGCGGTTGTATTGACAGATAGCCAACAGATCATTGTGAAGAATCCAAACCTGTGGAGCCCGGATGCACCACATCTGTATGAGCTGGTCACGGAACTGAAACTGATCTCGGAAGATCAGAGCGAGAAGATCATTGAGGCGGTATTCCAACGTATTGGATTCAAGGACGTTAAGCTGGATCCGAGTGAAGGTTTCTATCTGAATGGGGTCCATACGAAGATGAACGGTGTGTGTGAACACCATGATCTCGGGGCGTTGGGAGCGGCATTTAACCTGACGGCACTGCGCAGAAGATTCGTTTTGCTCAAAGAAATGGGCGTTAACGCCATCCGCACCGCGCATAATATGCCAGCCAAAGAGTTCATGGAACTTGCAGACGAGATGGGCATGCTGATTGTGTCCGAAGCCTTCGACATGTGGGAACGGGCCAAAACGCCATATGACTATGCGAGGTTTTTCCCAGAGTGGGCACATACGGACGTGAAGAGCTGGGTGAAACGAGATCGTAATCACGTCAGTCTGATCATGTGGAGTATCGGGAACGAAATCTATGATACCCATGCGGATGAGCGCGGCCAGGAAGTGACTCGGATGCTGATGGATTATGTGCTGGAATTTGATCCAAAAGGCAATGCGGGCGTGACCATCGGTTCCAACTATATGCCATGGGAAAATGCACAGAAATGTGCGGATATCGTGAAGCTGGCAGGCTACAACTACGCGGAAAAATACTATGATCAGCATCATGCAGAACATCCAGACTGGATCATCTATGGCAGTGAGACCTCATCAGTGGTGCAAAGTCGTGGCATCTATCACTTCCCATTTGAACAGCCGATCCTGGCTGATGATGACGAGCAGTGCTCGGCACTTGGGAACAGCACGACAAGCTGGGGCGCGAAGTCGGCAGAATATTGCATTCTGGCTGAGCGGGATCGTCCGTACTCACTGGGGCAATTCCTGTGGACCGGATTCGACTATATTGGTGAACCGACTCCGTATCATACGAAGAATTCGTATTTTGGACAGCTGGACACGGCAACGTTCCCGAAAGACGCTTATTATATCTACCAGGCAGCATGGACGGATTATAAGAAAAATCCGATGATTCACCTATTCCCTTATTGGGATTTCAACCCGGGTCAGATCATTGATGTACGTGTGTGCAGCAACGCACCGAAGATTGAGCTGCAACTTAACGGTAAGACGATTGGCACCTACGATATTGACCATGCGCATGGAACACAGCTATCTGGCTGGTGGAAAGTCCCTTATGAAGAGGGCGAGCTGAAGGCGATCGCTTATGATGAGAACGGTGTTGTGATTGCAATCGATGTACAACGATCCTTTACGGATGCGAAGAAGATTCGTCTGCAGGCGGATCGGGAGCAATTACAGGCGAGCGGCACAGATCTCATTTTCGTGGAAATTACGGTGGAAGACGAAGCGGGTAATCCGGTGCACAATGCCAACAACCGCGTCCAGGTTCAGGTGTCTGGTGCAGGGCGATTACTGGGTCTGGATAATGGAGACAGCACGGACTATGATCCATACAAAGGGCTCAGCAGAAGGTTGTTTAGCGGTAAACTGATGGCCATTATCGGAGCAACGGATGAAGTTGGAACGGTACGTATCGAAGTATCTTCGGAAGGGTTGGAAGGTGCCGCAGCGGAGTATGAAGTGCAGGTTGTGGATGCGACAGATGTCGATGGTCAGAAACAAGTGCAACCAGTCTTCATGGTCAATGAAGAACGTCCGGTGCTGACGGGCAGCGCTCAGGAGATTCCTTTGCGGAAAATCGAGATCATCAGCGAATCAGGACAGTTGCTCGATCCGTCCAACCCAGAGCTCTTCGTAACAGTCAAGCTGTATCCAGAGAACGCGTCCTATCGGGACATCGAATGGGCTGCTGTGAATGATGGCGGCATCGAATCCAACATTGCCAAGGTGGAAGTCATGCCTGCGGGAACGGATGGCAATGGGGAGAATCAACATACGGTGAAAGTATCTGCGATTGGTGACGGGGCGTTCCGACTTCGCGCTACCAGTGCAAATGGTACGGACAAAACCAAACTCATCTCCCAATTGGAATTCAAAGCGGAAGGGCTCGGTACTGCCTACAAAGATCCATATGGCTTCATCACAGGCGGATTATATGATTACACCAAAGGTGAGGTTGGTAACGGGAATGAACGCGGTGTAGCAACAAGTCGGGACGGGGAGACACATGTAGGCTTCCGCAATATCGACTTTGGCCCATATGGTTCCGATACGATCACTATTCCGATCTTTGCATTGTCGAGCGAAGAGTACTTCATGCAGATCTGGGAAGGCATGCCGGATGAAGAGGGCAGCACAATGATCGCCGATGTGGTGTATGACAAGGAATCCAAATGGAATGTGTATCAGGAAGAGACGTATAAGCTGTCCAAACGTCTGAGCGGGATTACTTCGATCTGTTTTGTGTTGAAGCAGAAGATTCATATTAAAGGATTCTCATTTGAACGCCAGAGTCGTGCTTTTGAACAGAATGCGGCGGCATCCTGTGACCATCTCTATGGAGATACCTTCAAAATTGAGGGTGACCGTGTTGAAGGCATCGGGAACAATGTGTCGTTGGAGTTCGAAAACATGGACTTTACGAGCGAAGGCACCTCGAAGCTCGTTATTCATGGCCATTCACCGATTGATATCAATACGATTCATATCCGCTTCGCGGGTGCGGACGGACAGAGCAATCAACTGGTTGAGTTCACACAATCCGAAGGATATGAGGAGCGGGTGTTTGAGCTTGGGCGGGTGACAGGTGTGCAAAAGGTAATCTTTATCTTCTTGCCGGGAAGTCAGTTTGACTTCGACTGGTTCCGTTTCGAGAAATAGAGTAACCGATCAATCCTCTTCAAGTAACCGATGTTCTATCAGAACATTGAGTTACTTGAAGAGGATTTTTTATAGTCATAACGAGCGAGCGAGAATGAAGAGTGCTGAGCACTCATGCTATTTTAGAGACAGAACATAAAGAGAGAGCATACCAATAGAGTACTTTGAGCGTTGTACATATGAGGTGATCCAATGAGAAAATGCATACTCACTCTATGTATATTGATTGGGCTGTTAACAGGTTGTAATCCAATTCATCAGCAGACCATCGATTCTGAAGAAGTCATGACTTCTTTTCCTGACATTATCGAACCGCATAACCCTGAACAAGCAGAGCAGAGTGGAGATGTGGTTGTACTCATGAAGGGCATGCGAAACGGCGACAAGTGGAGGACATTCATGAAGCACGTGAGCAAAGAGCAACCGAGTCAAGTCCGGGTAACCAAGTACACGATTGAAGGTGGGCCCGTGATCCACGAACTGGTATATGACGGCAAGGTGATTTAAACCACATATGATGATTCAAGAGATATGTATGGCTCAGGGCAGGGTGAAACTACGAATACGTGTAAAGGCATCGGTACGATAAAAAGTGAACAGGGGCGTACGTTCTATGTGTTAACCGATTGTGAAAAGGAAAATATCTTCTCTCTTCCGAAGTAATATTCGATTCTTTTATCACATAAATAGGTTTATAGAAAGTAGATCGAATCGTCATATTATGGAAGGAGTTCATCAGGTGAATTACGTGTTATCGACATCTATTGCTTCAACAAACCATCAAGTACCAGCCCTCGCACAGGGACAAGCCTTGGTATTGCAGGATGATTGGATTCTTCGCATTAGTGAATCATTGATGTGGGTGCTGCTCGCCATGACTATTCTGCAATGTTTAACCTGGATTCGGAATTACTTAAGCCAAGGTACATATTCGGATGAAGAAGTGGAGCAGGCGGACCCTTTGTTTCTGGCTTATTTACGCAGTAAGGGACGATTGAAGTTGAGGGATACACAGGCGTCGTTATTCCAGTTAACCCGTTCTCGGGTGTTATCCCTGCGCATCGTGCAAGCCAAAAAGAGATATCGGGATGACAAGTATGGGCCAAATACCACACTGGAGTATCGGAATGAGCAACCTGCTGCTGCGGTAAATGAAGACGAACGCCTACTTTTGCAATGGATGCTGAAAGAATATAGCTTCGGTCAACAGCGATTCCGGCTGGATACGCTGGCAGGACCAAGCTCGAAGCAAAGTTCACAGTCCGAAGAGATGCAGCATTATCGTCGTAAGGAAAAAGTAATAGAGCAGGGATTGAAGGCATGGAAGAATAGCGTTCTTGAGACAAGACAGGACTGGAAACGTTTGATCCGAACGCCCCTCCTGCTCCGACTGCTTGTGATGCTCGTGTTTCCTGTATTGTTTATCTTGACCTGCGAACTATGCTTCTCCAATGGGGTGGGGATTCAGGGGAGTATAGCTCTCGCTGTGACAGTGGTGCTCTGGTTGGTAGCTGTAAAGCGAATTCGAGTGCGCTGGGCTTATCAGCTGGCTAGTGTAGGATTACTGGTCACAATAACACTGTCCGCTACGGGGGAATCAGCCGAGAACAGTATGTTCATTGGCGTGATTATCTTGTCGCTGTTACTACGTCTAATCCTGCCTGCTCGTGTAGTAGATTCTTCTGCACGGGATTGGGCTGTCTCCATGCGCCGCTGGCGTAGACGCTATAAGAAAGGAATTCCAGTAGATCGTCTGCACGAATCCGCGGAGAACATTGAACGCATTTTACAGACGGCTCTGGTGCTCGGGATTGGATCACGTTGTGCACGTAAGACCGATTGGAGCCCACTTCAGAATCATGTCGATCCGGAACTCAGACGTTTGGTGCAACTGAAAGCGGAACAAGTAGATAGTGTGCCTGTTTCCTCCACGCTTACACACGCGCCATTATTAGCACTAGCATTGCATCTACGTGGAGTATTTCGTCCTATGTTAGCTGCGGAGTATCCATATGAGCGTTTGAATTACGTGACTGGAACTTTGGAGACGGGGTCACCAGGTAGCAGCACGGGATATAGCGGTAGCTCAACAGGGTATGATAGCGGGCATTCACATCACCATCACGACAGTTCTGGTGGACACCATCATGGATCGGATCATGGAGATTCTGGGGATTCCGGTGGAGGCGACTCAGGTGGCGGTGGAGATTAACAAAAAAGAGTTCATTCATGGTGCTCATGAATGAACTCTTTGTAGTTCCTACTCTAATGGAATGACGATATCGTGTTACGCAACTATTAATAAGTAGTAACAATTATTGTATTTTGGAGGAGGAGTTTAATGAAGAGGTTCTGGTTGTTATGTATGTTGATATTCGTATTGACAGGCTGTGGTCAAAATAATAGAGAAAAGGCCATTGAACAATTAACTCAGTTTCAGAGGAACGATGCTTCTTTAATTGTATTTACTGACCGTACGGCGGAGCGGCCATTTATTGTTGATCTACAGGCGCAATTAAGTGAAGTGAATAACGAGAATTTGAGGGCAGAAGGCCCAATTACTAACGTAACCTTTTATAATGTGCGTGATGAAAACAAGTTTGATTATGAGAAGATTTTTGGTCTGAAATCATATCCGTACATGATCCTGTTCGAGAAAGGCGAGATTACACTGGAGACGCAGGAACCGGAAGAGATCGTTCAGCATTTTAAGAAGAGGTAAGAATCTACTAAAAAACGTGCACGGACACGTAAAATATCTGGCTAATGAATGTTTTTTGCCTATGGACGAGAAAGCCCGATTGGTTCAGCAAAGTAACCGAGAACTAGATCGAGAATCGCTGAACTCTATAGATGGAAGTTTGCTTCCGACGGATCGTCTGAGTTAAACATAAAATGTGATATGTGAGGTTCTGGTGGGGAAACAATGAGCTAATGGGCTTCCATCATAGTTATTCGCACACTCTCCGAATGTGCCACTGACATATACATAGGGCATACACACTGTGTGCATCGGCCTAAGGAGAGTGACTATTTTGAAGAATCTGAACAAGAGGACAGCTACCCTCAACAAATTAAGGCCCAGACGTGCTAGATTGAAATACAAAAACAAAATTCGACGAAAACGGAAATATAAGATGATTCGTAAAGTGTGCCGAAGAAAGTACCGCTCCCTGAAGCGTCCAGTAAAATCACAGAAAATGGTCTGTGACAAAAAAGTTATTGCATTACCGAGAGCGGGAGGCAGCAATCCTGTATGTTGTGAGCCTTCCCCACTGCTCGCTCCGTTGAGACAACATGAATTGAAGACGGTTAGTCTCCCCGGGACGCAAGGGGGTGCAGGCGCCCAAGGTCCCGCGGGATCTCACGGCGAGCCGGGTCAACCGGGTATTCCCGGAGCGCAGGGCCCCGCAGGCCCTCAAGGTGGGCTGGGTCAACCGGGTATTCCCGGAGCACAGGGTCCAGCAGGCCCTCAAGGTGGGCTGGGTCAACCAGGAGTTCCCGGAGCGCAGGGCCCCGCAGGCCCTCAAGGTGAGCCGGGCCAACCGGGAACTCAAGGAGCGCGAGGCCCAGCAGGTCCTCAAGGTGAGCCGGGTCAACCGGGGGTTCCCGGAGTACAGGGTCCAGCAGGCCCTCAAGGTGAGCCGGGTCAACCGGGAGTTCCCGGAGCGCAGGGTCCAGCAGGCCCTCAAGGTGAGCCGGGTCAACCGGGAGTTCCCGGAGCGCAGGGTCCCGCAGGTCCTCAGGGTGAGCCAGGTCAACCAGGAGTTCCCGGAGTGCAGGGGCCCGCAGGCCCTCAAGGTGAGCCGGGTCAACCGGGAACTCCCGGAGCGCAAGGGCCAACGGGTCCCCCAGGTGAGCAAGGTCCGCCGGGCACCATACCCGGAATTGAAATCATTCCTACGGTAAACCGTTACTTCTATTTTCCAGATACCGATCTGGATTTGTCGGTCTCAGTTATAATTCCTGCCACAGCATTCACTAATGACGATGGCGACAGCATAACCCAATTTGCCGGGATTGGACTTAACAGCTTTAACAATCTTTATATCAACGGGGTCGTCCAACCAGGAAACTCATATAGTGTAAGTGCGGATAGGTTGTCTTTTTCGTCACAAAACGGTGTGATCTTTGCAGGGACACCTATTATTATCGAGATGATTATAATAACAACCAATATCATAAATGGTTAAAATTGGTTTTATTCACCGGTTCCTTTGCCCTCACTGCGCTCGAATCTACCACATATACTATGTCAGGTAGGAGGTGAGAAACATGCCACTCGTGACCCCATTTCAGAACAGTTTGAGATTTGCTGCAACCATTGGTGACGGAACCGGGACTGGAGCAACATTTGCGATTGCTGCGACAGCTTTTACAAATGATGCGGGTGTAGCTGCAACGGCATTCCCAGGCACGTTCAACTATTACAATCTTTATATTAATGGCCTTATGCAAACAGCAGATACATCCTCGGCTACGACAACTACACTTACAATCCCTGGTGGAGATGCATTAAATGCAGGGACTCCAATTGTTGTACAATTTGTAGTGTCTTAATGAAGATGTAATCATGCTGTATCGTTATCTTGTGCGACTTCTATCTGAGGGTAGAAGTCGTTCTTTTTGTACAAGACTCCCGTCGACATACCGGTATTCATTCATGCATTAATGTGCAAAAATGGTTAACCAAGGATGTTGCCCAACTACCGGATAACCTCTGAGGAAATGATCCTTCCGTTTGATTCCAATCCTCACTCTCACTTGTTAAAATTTAGGTACATAAACTATGGTCAGGTTGGCGGTGAAGATAGGATGCAACGTATTCAGGTACACCCCGATGTGTTGGACGAGAAAGCTCGATTGGTCCAGCAGAAGAAACAGGAACTGGAGCGAATGGTCTGGGAACTGGAGAAATCGATCTATATGTTGCAATCCGATTGGTCGGGTGTGACCGGAGAGCGTTTCTTCTGGGATTTTATGCAGGCAAAAGAAGTGTTCCCGACTACACTCGGTCTGTTGGACAAGATCCAGAATGAGTTTACGTTTATCGCAAAGAACTTCAGAACAACGGACGGCTCAGGCGAGGTGGCGTTGTACATCCCAGAAGAGCTGAAGCGCAATTTCGCTGTAGGGCTGCTTGATAAATCCATAGGAGAAACAATAACGGGAATGGGGCAGACAGCAGAAGCTTTCTTCTCTAACCCGTTCAGTACAATAGGCAGTGTGGCATATGCGATGACCGTGGGCAAAGTTGTAGACGTTGGGCGTGGTATTCAGTTTGCATGGGATACCGCTTGGGGTACGGGAACCGCGAGGTCTGATATAGAGCAATTTGTAGAAGACCAGAAGAAGCAGATTGATGAGAGTGGGGCAGGATATTACGGTGGGGCGATGACAGGTCAGGCTCTGGCGTATGTATTGTTTGGGAAAGCCTTTCGTTCGATGGATGACAAGCATACCGATCTGGGTGGATCTGGTGTTAAAAGAGAGGGACCGTATACTCTCAATGAACCTGTAAAGATTAGAACAAATAAAGGGATAGAAGTTGAGTTCACGAATCCATCAGGAAATAAGATTAGCTGGATTGAACAGAATCCTAAAAATATACCAAACGCAATCGAAAGTTCGTTAAAGAGTCCTAACTCAGGTAGAGCTCTAGAGGGAAGGGTGGCGGAGTATGTTCAGCAAAGAATTGAAGTACTTGGATTTGCATTAAAAGCAAATAATCTTACGAATAATGAGGTTGCAGGAGACCTAGATGTTGTTACTAGTAAACAAATTATTGAAGTGAAAAAGTCTACAGCGGCCTTAGACATGGAACAGATAGATAAATATATTAATTCAGACAATGCTAAGTTTCTCAATCATGAAATGAAAGAAGTTATTGTCTATATTGACAAGCCAATTGATTTGACGAATAAATACGTAAAAGAGAATATGGATTCTCTTAAAAATTCAGGTGTTATTGTTGTAAATTCACTAGATGAATTAGGAGGAGTATTGAAATAATGGGAACGTCAGCAGCTGTTGTATTTAGAAGCGGGGAAAGTATCGAAATAAATAAATTATTACTCCGTTTAGAAGAGTTATGTAATAAGGAGGGATTATTTTATAGTCATGACTTGAAAAAGATTGATGAAGCCTCAAAATTAAAATATTGTGAGTTTTGCATTAGTGATATTCCATTAAAAGATAGCTTTGACAGACAACTGATGTTTGGACTAGCAGATGAACCATACCCTCATAAACTTGTTAATTTTGAATGGGATTCTCCAGAAATAGATTACTTTAAAACAGTAGTATCTGGTGATTTTGAAGATAATGAAGATTTGTTATTTAAATTTCTTTTTTTATTTTTGAATGAATTTCCGGATGCAAAAGCATGGATTGAGGAAGATTGGTTTTATAACTTGGATGATATGAAGAAGATAAAAGTATCCTACAATGACAATTGGTGTTACATGGATCCTAAAAGCCTTTGAAATAAAAATATACAACTGAATTATAGATAAAGCATATAGCACTTCTACCATACTATGTTGGAAAAAAAGGATAAATATCTTCTCGATTGGTGTTGATGTAGAAGAGGAAGATGTACCGATGATTATTGAGGAACTACTTCTGGTGAAGGATTGAGCTGTCAAGAATTTAAAAGATGAGCAAAGGGATAAAAAGAGGGAAAGCTAATCGACAAGTTGAAAGAGGGCTGTTTGAGATGAGTTCTTTGATTTTTTTGAAAAAGATTGAAAACTATTCTCCTGGAAAAGCCATTGAAGATTTTAAGAAAGCAGCGCAAAAAGCGAATATATTTTGTATTTTGATAAAAGATAAATACCGTGGGGATCTCTTCATATCAGCTGAGGGAACACTATCAGAAGTTGATGAATTTACTTTTAAAAACATGGATAAAAAGGACAACTTAAAGTACTTCACATTTAATGTTAATCAAGTAGAAGAAGACTCAGTCGATAGTTTCACTTGGCTTAC of Paenibacillus sp. FSL R5-0517 contains these proteins:
- a CDS encoding glycoside hydrolase family 2 TIM barrel-domain containing protein; its protein translation is MNQKRLFNDGWQFAKSKLDVTEPAGLVYEPVELPHDWLIYNTLELYEDSIGWYRKTFHYSKDEQQLLLCFDGVYMDSSMYVNGQLVGEWKYGYSAFEHEITNALVEGDNEIVIKVVHQSPNSRWYSGAGIYRNVWLKTRDRNHIVTDGTYVSIKQQPDGWQVEVDTELNLEQNQQAELVHTIRYEGQVVASSQANVTTSVGENAVVLTDSQQIIVKNPNLWSPDAPHLYELVTELKLISEDQSEKIIEAVFQRIGFKDVKLDPSEGFYLNGVHTKMNGVCEHHDLGALGAAFNLTALRRRFVLLKEMGVNAIRTAHNMPAKEFMELADEMGMLIVSEAFDMWERAKTPYDYARFFPEWAHTDVKSWVKRDRNHVSLIMWSIGNEIYDTHADERGQEVTRMLMDYVLEFDPKGNAGVTIGSNYMPWENAQKCADIVKLAGYNYAEKYYDQHHAEHPDWIIYGSETSSVVQSRGIYHFPFEQPILADDDEQCSALGNSTTSWGAKSAEYCILAERDRPYSLGQFLWTGFDYIGEPTPYHTKNSYFGQLDTATFPKDAYYIYQAAWTDYKKNPMIHLFPYWDFNPGQIIDVRVCSNAPKIELQLNGKTIGTYDIDHAHGTQLSGWWKVPYEEGELKAIAYDENGVVIAIDVQRSFTDAKKIRLQADREQLQASGTDLIFVEITVEDEAGNPVHNANNRVQVQVSGAGRLLGLDNGDSTDYDPYKGLSRRLFSGKLMAIIGATDEVGTVRIEVSSEGLEGAAAEYEVQVVDATDVDGQKQVQPVFMVNEERPVLTGSAQEIPLRKIEIISESGQLLDPSNPELFVTVKLYPENASYRDIEWAAVNDGGIESNIAKVEVMPAGTDGNGENQHTVKVSAIGDGAFRLRATSANGTDKTKLISQLEFKAEGLGTAYKDPYGFITGGLYDYTKGEVGNGNERGVATSRDGETHVGFRNIDFGPYGSDTITIPIFALSSEEYFMQIWEGMPDEEGSTMIADVVYDKESKWNVYQEETYKLSKRLSGITSICFVLKQKIHIKGFSFERQSRAFEQNAAASCDHLYGDTFKIEGDRVEGIGNNVSLEFENMDFTSEGTSKLVIHGHSPIDINTIHIRFAGADGQSNQLVEFTQSEGYEERVFELGRVTGVQKVIFIFLPGSQFDFDWFRFEK
- a CDS encoding DUF4362 domain-containing protein → MRKCILTLCILIGLLTGCNPIHQQTIDSEEVMTSFPDIIEPHNPEQAEQSGDVVVLMKGMRNGDKWRTFMKHVSKEQPSQVRVTKYTIEGGPVIHELVYDGKVI
- a CDS encoding DUF4183 domain-containing protein, producing MIRKVCRRKYRSLKRPVKSQKMVCDKKVIALPRAGGSNPVCCEPSPLLAPLRQHELKTVSLPGTQGGAGAQGPAGSHGEPGQPGIPGAQGPAGPQGGLGQPGIPGAQGPAGPQGGLGQPGVPGAQGPAGPQGEPGQPGTQGARGPAGPQGEPGQPGVPGVQGPAGPQGEPGQPGVPGAQGPAGPQGEPGQPGVPGAQGPAGPQGEPGQPGVPGVQGPAGPQGEPGQPGTPGAQGPTGPPGEQGPPGTIPGIEIIPTVNRYFYFPDTDLDLSVSVIIPATAFTNDDGDSITQFAGIGLNSFNNLYINGVVQPGNSYSVSADRLSFSSQNGVIFAGTPIIIEMIIITTNIING
- a CDS encoding DUF4183 domain-containing protein, translating into MPLVTPFQNSLRFAATIGDGTGTGATFAIAATAFTNDAGVAATAFPGTFNYYNLYINGLMQTADTSSATTTTLTIPGGDALNAGTPIVVQFVVS
- a CDS encoding WXG100 family type VII secretion target, with translation MQRIQVHPDVLDEKARLVQQKKQELERMVWELEKSIYMLQSDWSGVTGERFFWDFMQAKEVFPTTLGLLDKIQNEFTFIAKNFRTTDGSGEVALYIPEELKRNFAVGLLDKSIGETITGMGQTAEAFFSNPFSTIGSVAYAMTVGKVVDVGRGIQFAWDTAWGTGTARSDIEQFVEDQKKQIDESGAGYYGGAMTGQALAYVLFGKAFRSMDDKHTDLGGSGVKREGPYTLNEPVKIRTNKGIEVEFTNPSGNKISWIEQNPKNIPNAIESSLKSPNSGRALEGRVAEYVQQRIEVLGFALKANNLTNNEVAGDLDVVTSKQIIEVKKSTAALDMEQIDKYINSDNAKFLNHEMKEVIVYIDKPIDLTNKYVKENMDSLKNSGVIVVNSLDELGGVLK